Proteins from a single region of Pseudomonas sp. BSw22131:
- a CDS encoding MFS family transporter: MTTTHYTGEERRKRIFAIVGASSGNLVEWFDFYVYAFCAIYFAPAFFPSDDPTVQLLNTAGVFAAGFLMRPIGGWLFGRVADKHGRKNSMMISVLMMCAGSLVIACLPTYAQIGAWAPALLLMARLFQGLSVGGEYGTTATYMSEVALRGQRGFFASFQYVTLIGGQLLAVLTVVILQQFLSADELRAYGWRIPFVVGAIAAVISLLLRRTLKETTTAEARQDKDAGSIAALFKHHKAAFITVLGYTAGGSLIFYTFTTYMQKYLVNTVHMDPKVASYIMTGALFLYMCMQPAFGALADKIGRRNSMLWFGGLGTLCTVPLLMTLKTTTSPVLAFVLITLALAIVSFYTSISGLVKAEMFPVQVRALGVGLAYAIANAIFGGSAEFVALSFKNAGIENTFYWYVTVMMAVAFLFSLRLPKQPAYLHEDH, from the coding sequence ATGACAACGACTCACTACACCGGGGAAGAGCGACGCAAGAGGATTTTTGCGATCGTGGGCGCCTCTTCCGGGAACCTCGTCGAATGGTTCGACTTTTACGTTTATGCTTTCTGCGCCATCTATTTTGCGCCAGCGTTCTTCCCGTCCGATGACCCCACCGTTCAATTGCTCAACACAGCTGGCGTGTTCGCGGCTGGCTTTCTGATGCGGCCCATTGGCGGCTGGTTGTTTGGCCGCGTGGCCGACAAGCATGGCCGCAAGAACTCCATGATGATTTCGGTCCTGATGATGTGTGCTGGCTCGCTGGTCATCGCGTGCTTGCCCACTTATGCGCAGATTGGCGCCTGGGCTCCGGCATTGCTGTTGATGGCGCGTTTGTTTCAGGGCCTGTCGGTGGGTGGCGAATACGGCACCACGGCGACCTACATGAGTGAAGTGGCATTGCGCGGGCAGCGTGGTTTCTTCGCCTCGTTTCAGTACGTGACGCTCATTGGCGGTCAATTGCTGGCGGTCCTGACCGTGGTCATCCTGCAGCAGTTCTTGAGCGCCGATGAACTCAGGGCTTACGGCTGGCGGATTCCCTTTGTGGTCGGCGCCATCGCTGCGGTGATTTCGCTGCTGCTGCGCCGCACCTTGAAAGAAACTACCACTGCAGAGGCACGTCAGGACAAGGACGCCGGCAGCATCGCGGCGCTGTTCAAGCACCACAAAGCGGCGTTCATCACTGTGCTGGGCTACACCGCTGGCGGCTCGCTGATTTTCTACACCTTCACGACGTACATGCAGAAGTACCTGGTGAACACCGTTCACATGGACCCGAAAGTCGCCAGCTACATCATGACGGGCGCGCTGTTTCTGTACATGTGCATGCAGCCGGCGTTCGGTGCGCTGGCAGACAAGATCGGCCGTCGCAATTCGATGCTGTGGTTCGGTGGCCTAGGTACGCTGTGCACCGTGCCGCTGTTGATGACACTGAAAACCACCACCAGTCCGGTGCTGGCATTCGTGCTGATTACCTTGGCGCTGGCGATTGTCAGCTTCTATACCTCGATCAGCGGTCTGGTCAAAGCCGAGATGTTCCCGGTGCAAGTTCGGGCGCTGGGTGTGGGCCTTGCCTATGCCATCGCCAACGCTATCTTCGGGGGTTCGGCCGAATTCGTAGCGCTGAGCTTCAAGAACGCCGGCATTGAAAACACCTTCTATTGGTACGTTACAGTGATGATGGCCGTCGCGTTCCTGTTCAGCCTGCGATTGCCCAAACAGCCGGCTTATCTGCACGAAGATCATTGA
- the pcaF gene encoding 3-oxoadipyl-CoA thiolase, which produces MMREVFICDAIRTPIGRFGGALATVRADDLAALPIKALMARNPSVDWAQVDEVFLGCANQAGEDNRNVARMALLLAGLPASVPGVTLNRLCASGLDAVGTAFRAIACGEMELAIAGGVESMSRAPFVMGKAESAFGRGQKLEDTTLGWRFINSQMKDQYGVESMPQTGDNVAADFDISREDQDAFALRSQLRTAAAQASGFFAEEIVPVHIAHRKGETVVDTDEHPRPDTRLDALGKLKPVNGPGGTVTAGNAAGLNDGAVALILASADAVKKHGLTPRARVLGMASAGVPPRVMGIGPVPAVRKLTERLGLSLSDFDVIELNEAFASQALAVLRELGIADDSSRVNPNGGAISLGHPLGMSGARLVLTALHQLEQTGGGKALATMCVGVGQGLALAIERQRLD; this is translated from the coding sequence ATGATGCGTGAAGTCTTTATCTGTGACGCCATTCGCACGCCGATTGGTCGGTTTGGCGGTGCATTGGCGACGGTGCGTGCCGACGATCTGGCCGCGTTGCCCATCAAGGCATTGATGGCACGCAATCCTTCTGTGGACTGGGCGCAGGTCGATGAGGTGTTCCTCGGCTGCGCTAATCAGGCGGGCGAAGACAACCGCAACGTTGCTCGGATGGCCTTGTTGTTGGCCGGCTTGCCGGCGTCGGTGCCGGGCGTCACGCTCAATCGACTGTGCGCTTCCGGGCTGGACGCGGTGGGTACGGCGTTTCGGGCGATTGCCTGCGGCGAAATGGAGTTGGCGATTGCCGGTGGTGTCGAGTCGATGTCGCGGGCACCGTTTGTGATGGGCAAGGCCGAATCCGCTTTCGGGCGAGGCCAGAAGCTTGAGGACACCACGCTTGGGTGGCGCTTCATCAACTCACAGATGAAAGACCAGTACGGCGTCGAAAGCATGCCGCAGACCGGTGACAACGTGGCCGCAGACTTCGACATTTCGCGCGAGGATCAGGATGCGTTTGCCTTGCGCAGTCAACTGCGCACTGCAGCGGCACAGGCGTCGGGTTTCTTTGCCGAAGAAATCGTGCCGGTGCACATCGCCCATAGAAAAGGCGAGACGGTCGTCGACACCGACGAGCACCCGCGCCCCGACACCCGACTGGACGCGCTTGGCAAGCTCAAACCTGTCAACGGACCGGGCGGTACGGTCACTGCGGGCAATGCGGCGGGACTCAACGATGGTGCCGTGGCGTTGATTCTGGCGTCCGCCGACGCGGTCAAAAAACACGGCCTCACGCCACGTGCCCGTGTGCTCGGCATGGCGAGCGCAGGTGTGCCGCCTCGGGTGATGGGCATCGGACCGGTACCTGCGGTGCGCAAATTGACTGAGCGACTGGGGCTGTCGCTGTCGGATTTCGACGTCATCGAACTCAATGAAGCCTTCGCCAGCCAGGCGCTGGCGGTGCTGCGTGAACTCGGGATTGCCGACGACTCATCGAGGGTTAACCCGAACGGCGGGGCCATTTCGCTGGGCCATCCTCTGGGCATGAGCGGCGCGCGTCTGGTGCTGACGGCGCTGCATCAACTCGAGCAGACCGGCGGCGGCAAAGCCTTGGCGACGATGTGTGTCGGTGTCGGACAAGGGCTGGCGTTGGCAATAGAACGACAACGGCTGGATTGA
- a CDS encoding CoA-transferase subunit beta has protein sequence MTYTTNEMMTVAAARRLKNGSVCFVGIGLPSKAANLARLTSSPDVVLIYESGPIGARPDVLPLSIGDGELAETADTVVSTSEIFRYWLQGGRVDVGFLGAAQVDRFGNINTTVVGDYHHPKVRLPGAGGAPEIAGSAKQVLIILRQSPRAFVEKLDFMTSVGHGEGGDSRKRLGLPGAGPVGIITDLCVMEPEEGSNEFVVTALHPGVTREQVIAATGWTVRFAEQVFQSAQPTASELKALRDLEARTAAAHGQAPGEA, from the coding sequence ATGACTTACACCACCAACGAAATGATGACCGTGGCTGCCGCTCGCCGTTTGAAAAATGGCTCGGTGTGCTTTGTCGGCATCGGCCTGCCTTCCAAGGCAGCCAATCTGGCGCGGTTGACGTCGTCGCCTGACGTGGTCCTGATCTACGAATCCGGTCCCATAGGCGCCAGGCCGGATGTCCTGCCGCTGTCGATTGGCGACGGCGAGCTGGCTGAAACGGCTGATACTGTGGTGTCCACCAGTGAGATTTTCCGTTACTGGCTGCAGGGCGGTCGTGTCGATGTCGGGTTTCTGGGCGCGGCGCAGGTCGACCGTTTCGGCAACATCAACACCACGGTCGTCGGCGATTATCACCACCCAAAGGTGCGACTGCCGGGTGCGGGAGGTGCGCCGGAAATCGCAGGGTCCGCCAAACAAGTGCTGATTATCCTCAGGCAGTCCCCTCGCGCCTTTGTCGAGAAGCTGGATTTCATGACGTCCGTTGGCCATGGCGAGGGTGGCGATTCGCGTAAGCGCCTCGGTCTTCCGGGTGCTGGCCCGGTCGGCATCATCACCGACTTATGCGTCATGGAGCCGGAGGAGGGCAGCAACGAATTTGTCGTCACGGCCCTGCATCCGGGCGTGACGCGTGAGCAGGTAATTGCCGCCACTGGCTGGACAGTGCGCTTCGCAGAGCAGGTGTTCCAGTCTGCGCAACCCACTGCATCTGAACTCAAGGCCCTGCGTGATCTGGAGGCCAGAACGGCCGCCGCTCATGGTCAGGCACCGGGAGAAGCATGA
- a CDS encoding CoA transferase subunit A: MADIISLRDAVKQFINDGDTVALEGFTHLIPTAAGHEIIRQKKKNLTLVRMTPDLIYDLMIGAGCAKKLIFSWGGNPGVGSLHRLRDAVERQWPQPLEIEEHSHADLANAYVAGASGLPFAVLRAYAGSDLPKVNPLIKTVTCPFTGEVLAAVPAVRPDVTVIHAQKADRKGNVLLWGILGVQKEAALSAKRCVVTVEEVVDDLQAPMNACVLPTWALSAVCVVPGGAHPSYAHGYYERDNRFYQAWDPIARDRATFTAWIDEYIHGTRDFSEFQSKLATASEAK; the protein is encoded by the coding sequence ATGGCTGACATCATTTCCCTGCGCGACGCCGTGAAGCAATTCATCAACGATGGCGACACCGTTGCGCTTGAAGGCTTCACCCATCTGATTCCGACGGCTGCCGGTCATGAAATCATTCGGCAGAAGAAGAAAAATCTAACGCTGGTACGCATGACACCTGACCTCATCTACGACCTGATGATTGGTGCAGGCTGTGCGAAAAAGCTGATCTTTTCGTGGGGCGGTAACCCGGGCGTTGGTTCATTGCACCGTCTGCGTGACGCTGTTGAAAGACAGTGGCCTCAGCCCCTGGAAATCGAAGAGCACAGTCATGCCGATCTGGCCAACGCCTACGTGGCCGGCGCCTCGGGGCTACCGTTTGCGGTACTGCGGGCTTACGCAGGGTCCGACTTGCCGAAGGTCAACCCGTTAATCAAAACCGTCACCTGCCCGTTTACTGGCGAGGTGCTCGCCGCTGTGCCTGCTGTGCGGCCGGACGTTACGGTCATTCACGCACAAAAAGCGGATCGCAAAGGCAACGTGCTGTTGTGGGGGATTCTCGGTGTGCAGAAAGAAGCCGCGCTATCAGCCAAGCGTTGCGTTGTCACGGTGGAAGAAGTCGTTGACGACTTGCAGGCACCGATGAATGCCTGTGTGTTGCCGACCTGGGCTCTAAGCGCTGTCTGCGTCGTACCGGGTGGCGCGCATCCTTCCTACGCGCATGGGTACTACGAACGCGATAACCGCTTTTATCAGGCGTGGGATCCGATTGCCCGGGATCGTGCGACGTTTACAGCGTGGATCGACGAATACATTCATGGCACGCGCGATTTCAGCGAATTCCAGAGCAAGCTGGCCACCGCTTCGGAGGCAAAGTAA
- the pcaR gene encoding pca regulon transcriptional regulator PcaR, with protein sequence MNDQLRNAFTSLAPPIVASPAKRIQALTGDPDFMTSLARGLAVIQAFQERKRHLTIAQISHRTEIPRAAVRRCLHTLIKLGYATTDGRTYSLLPKVLTLGHAYLSSTPLAVSSQPYLDRMSNQLHEACNMATLEGDDILYIARSATTQRLISVDLAVGGRLPAYCTSMGRILLAALDDVSLREYLDHVDLQPKTSRTLRTADALFECLQQVRQQGWCIVDQELEQGLRSVAVPVYDASGQVLAALNVSTSAGRVTRNELEQKILPIMLDASRDLSTQLFT encoded by the coding sequence ATGAACGACCAACTGCGCAACGCGTTCACCTCACTGGCGCCACCTATCGTCGCCTCCCCGGCGAAGCGGATTCAGGCACTCACGGGTGATCCGGATTTCATGACGTCACTGGCCAGGGGGCTTGCGGTGATTCAGGCGTTTCAAGAGCGTAAGCGGCACCTGACGATTGCGCAGATCAGCCACCGAACCGAGATACCCCGCGCGGCGGTCAGACGCTGTTTACACACGCTGATCAAGCTGGGATACGCCACCACCGACGGCCGCACCTATTCGCTTTTGCCTAAAGTACTCACCCTTGGCCATGCTTACCTGTCGTCGACGCCGCTTGCAGTGTCATCGCAGCCTTATCTGGATCGCATGAGCAATCAGCTGCATGAGGCCTGCAACATGGCAACGCTGGAAGGCGACGATATTCTTTACATCGCGCGCTCAGCGACCACGCAGCGGCTAATCTCCGTAGACCTTGCTGTGGGCGGTCGTTTGCCGGCGTATTGCACATCCATGGGACGCATTTTGCTGGCGGCCCTCGATGATGTATCGCTGCGTGAATACCTTGATCACGTCGATCTGCAACCCAAGACCAGTCGCACCTTGCGTACCGCCGATGCCTTGTTCGAATGCTTGCAACAAGTGCGTCAGCAAGGCTGGTGCATTGTCGATCAAGAGTTGGAGCAGGGCCTGCGATCTGTCGCCGTGCCGGTCTATGACGCTTCGGGCCAGGTGCTGGCGGCGCTCAATGTCAGCACCAGCGCCGGCCGGGTTACGCGCAATGAGTTGGAGCAGAAGATCCTGCCCATCATGCTCGACGCCAGCCGGGACCTGAGTACGCAGTTGTTTACGTGA